The Prevotella sp. E2-28 genome includes the window TGGCCGCCTGCTGCTCACGGAACAGGGCACCAGCATCAATCTCTCTACCCTTCCTCACGGCGTCTATGCCGTTCAGCTGAATACAGGCAACAAAGCCACCACAGGCTCCACCCTCATCCGACTTTAATCTCAAGAGTATGTGAGACAAAAACGCAAATCATGTCATTTTTACACAAATCAATTATATAATAAAATAGCCTTCACTGTCACTGTATTATACTGACATTTAATAATTTATGGTGAAGGCTATATCATAACAATAGCCTTCACTATATCTGTTTGATATTAAATAACTTATAGAGAATGTGAAGGCTGAAACAAAATGTTTTCGTATTTTTAAATTGCATAGATAGTACTCATTTTCATAACTCTTAGACTTATGAAAATATCTCTTAGACTTATGAAAATATCTCTTAGACTTATGAAAATAACTTTTAGACTTTTACATCATAAATCGTACGTATATTTTTCAAAACTCGTACAGCCAGGAAGAGTCTGTTGTACGTAGTGTCATAGGCGACAGTCTCTACACCGTGATTCACACCAAGACAGGGGTAGAGCCGGGCATGTCGCATCACTACTACGAGATTATGCGTGCCGATACCTCTAGCGCTGCCACAGTGGAATACTACAAGCAGTTAGTCATACAGTATCACGAGCGTTTCGAGCATATTAATGACTGATTTAACAGAAATAAAGTGTGGAATATGAAAAAAAAGTGCTAATTTTGCACCCGCTTATATTAATAAGGTGAAAAAAGAAATAGTAGAAACAAAATATTAAGCATTTTTTATTATGGCAAAGAAAGCACTTTTGATGATTCTCGATGGATGGGGAATCGGAAAACATGGCAAGGGCGACGTGATCTTTAATACGCCCACTCCTTATTTGGATTATCTGACAGCCGTTTCGGCTCACTCACAGTTACAGGCCTCTGGCGAGGATGTTGGTCTGCCCGACGGACAGATGGGTAACTCAGAGGTGGGACACCTGAATATCGGTGCCGGACGTATCGTTTATCAGGACCTCGTGAAGATTAACCGTGCCTGCAAGGACGGTTCTATCGTAGAGAATCCTCAGGTAAAGGCTGCTTATACCTACGCCAAGGAGAACAACAAGAAGTTGCACCTCATGGGCCTGTGCTCTGATGGTGGTGTACACTCAAGCCTCGATCATTTGTTTAAGCTCATCGAGGTGGGCAAGCACTATGGTCTGAAGAACCAGACTTTCGTACACTGCTTCATGGATGGCCGTGATACCGACCCCAAGAGCGGTAAGGGCTTCATTGAGCAGGTGACAAAGGTTTGTGCTGACAACGATGCCGCCATCGCCAGCATCATCGGTCGTTTCTATGCAATGGACCGTGACAAGCGTTGGGAGCGCGTGAAGGAGGGCTATGACCTCATCGTGAACGGTACTGGTAAGCAGGCTACCGATATGGTGAAGGCTGTGGAGGAGAGTTATGCTGACGGCGTGACTGACGAGTTCATCAAGCCTATCCACAACAGCAGCGTGAATGGTTGTATTGAGGAGGGTGATGTGGTTATCTTCATCAACTTCCGTAACGACCGTGCCAAGGAGTTGACCGTGGTGTTGACTCAGCAGGATATGCCTGAGCAGGGTATGAAGACCGTTCCTGGTCTGCAGTACTATTGCATGACTCCATACGATGCCTCATTCACTGGCGTAAACATCCTCTTCCCCAAGGAGAATGTAGAGAATACACTGGGCGAATACCTCTCTCAGCAGGGTAAGAAACAGTTACACACCGCCGAGACAGAGAAGTACGCTCACGTAACATTCTTCTTCAACGGTGGTCGTGAGGCTCCCTACGAGGGTGAGGACCGTATCCTGGTGCCAAGTCCAAAGGTGGCTACCTACGACTTGAAGCCTGAGATGAGCGCCTACGAGGTGAAGGATAAGTTGGTGGCTGCCATCAATGAGAATAAGTATGACTTCATCGTAGTGAACTTCGCTAATGGTGACATGGTGGGTCACACGGGCGTTTACAACGCTATCGCCAAGGCCGTTTGGGCTGTTGACCACTGTGTAGAGGCTGTGATTGAGGCTGCCAAGGCTAACGACTATGAGGCTATCATCATTGCCGACCACGGTAATGCCGACAATGCCATCAACGCTGACGGCACACCTAACACCGCTCACTCGCTGAACCCCGTACCTTTCATCTACGTGACCAACAACAACTCGGCTACGGTGAAGGACGGTCGTCTGGCTGACGTGGCTCCCTCTATCCTGCATATCATGGGACTGGAGCAGCCTAAGGACATGACGGGCGAAAACCTGATTTGTGACTAATGACTCAACAGGAGTTTCTGGCTTGTATTGAAAAACACAAGCTTGATATAGAAGAGGTAAGAGACCGTGCACACATGTTGCACGAGAGTGTGAATCAGCACTATGACAAGGTGCACCCTTACGGGTTCCACCTTGACATGGTGGCTGAATCCGTATTCAAGTACGGACACCTCGTGTGCCAGAACGAGCACGATTTCGTGCCTCTTTTCTTTGGTGCTTTCTATCATGACAGCATCGAGGATGCGCGAATGACGTATAATGACGTAACGAAGGCGGCCCGCCTGTTCATGGATGAAGACCAGGCGTATATCGCAGCTGAGATGGTGTATGCGCTGACTAACGACAAAGGACGTACACGTGCTGAGAGGGCTGGCGAGCGTTACTATCAGGGCATTCGCGAAACTCCCTATGCACCTTTCCTGAAGTTGGCCGACAGACTGGCTAACGTTACCTACTCGTTTACGCATGGTAACGCTTCGAATAATCACATGAAAGAGGTGTACAGGGAAGAGATGCCTCATTTCCTTGAGGCTATCAACGCGCATAGCGATGACCCCCGCATGGCTCTGCCACAAGAGATGATTGACGCTATTTTCAAGTTGCTATGAACGTACAGATAGAGGAATCGTGGAAACACCACTTGCAGGGGGAATTTGAAAAGCCTTACTTCGCAGGACTCACCGAAAAGGTGAGACAGGAATATACGTCGGGTACGTGCTATCCCCCAGGGAAATTGATTTTCAATGCCTTCAACCTGTGTCCGTTTGACAAGGTGAAGGTGGTGATAATCGGACAAGACCCTTATCACGAGCCAGGACAGGCTCACGGACTGAGCTTCTCAGTGCAGGACGGCGTGGTATTCCCGCCTTCGCTGATAAATATCTTCAAGGAGATACAGGACGACCTGGGTACACCCGTGCCGCCAACGGGTAACCTGACACGATGGGCAGAGCAGGGCGTATTGCTGCTCAACGCCACACTGACGGTAAGGGCGCACATGGCGAATAGTCACAGCAGGATAGGGTGGCAGAACTTCACGGATGCTGCTATCCAGGCGTTGGCTAAAGAGCGTGAACACCTGGTGTATATGCTGTGGGGAGGTTATGCTCGCTCAAAGGCGTATATGATTAATAAAGAGAAGAACCTGGTACTGGAGTCTGTACACCCCTCGCCGCTCTCTGCTAATCGAGGCGGCTGGTTCGGACAGCATCAGTTCTCACGCTGTAATGCGTATCTACAGGAAAACGGACTGGAACCGATAAAGTGGTAGATTCGTGAAATTCGTGTAATTCGTAGTTGAAAAGATGAGTAAGTTACCTCCTATATTAGAAGTTGCAGGTGTGCTGATTTCCTCAGATATACTGACGGAAGAGTTTTGTTGTGACCTTGAAGTGTGCAAGGGAGCCTGCTGTATCGAAGGCGATGCGGGTGCTCCTGTAACTCTTGATGAGGTGATGGAGATAGAAAACAGCGTGGATGGGGTGTGGAAGAACCTAAGTGCCTCTGCTCAGGCTGTTATTGATAAGCAGGGCGTGGCCTACACCGATCAGGAGGGTGATTTGGTGACGAGTATCGTGGGGGGTAAGGACTGCGTGTTTACTTTCTATGATGACCTAACCATGCCCGATGGAAAAAACATCGGGAACTGTTGTCTCTGTGCTTTAGAGAAGATATGTAAGCCCATCAGCTGTGCCCTTTATCCTATTCGTGAGAAGACCTTTGCAGATGGTACGGTGGCGCTGAACTATCATAAATGGGATATCTGTAAGTGCGGGCGTGAAAAAGGGAAGGCTCTTCACCTTCCCATTTATCAGTTCTTAAAAGGTCCACTGGTGCGCCGCTTTGGCGAGCAGTGGTATCAGGAGCTCTGCGATGTGGCTTCCGATTTGAAGCAGCAGGGCTACCTGTAATAATTACGACTTACGATACTTCGAAGGACTCATTCCCACGTTCTCCTTGAAGTACTTACCCAGGAACGACTGGTTGGGGAAGTTCATATCCTTGGTAATCTCCTTGATACTCTTGGTGGTGTTCTTCAGCAGAACGCGAATCTCAAGTGTAACATAATTGTCAATCCATTCGTTGGGTGTGCGACGGCTCACCTGCTTCACGGTCTCAGAGAGATACTTTGGTGTGATGCAGAGCTGCTTGGCATACCAGCTGACACGGCGTTCCTGACGACAGTTGTCCTCAACAAGTTTGATGAACTGAGTGAAGATGGCATCAGGGCGTGACTGACTCTTCTCGTTGCCCTGCTTGGCACGATAAATCACGTTGCTCAGGTCATAGAACATGGCCAGCATAAGGGTCCTGATAAGGTCCTTCTGGAAATGGTTAGAATTGTCAGTGATTCTGCTGCGGATAACCTCAAAGTAGTTCTTGAAGATGTGCTGCTCCTTCTCATCGTAATGCATCACAGGATGATTGCGGGAATAGAGGAAAAGGGCTGACATCTCGCTGACATTGCGGATAATCTCATGGAAGAAATTAATGGAGACGACCATGCAGAGGGCCTCAAAGTCATGAGACAGATGGAAGTTATCAATGATATGACGCTCTGATACAATAAATGCCTCGTTGGGATGGACGGAGAACTCGCGGGTGTCAACGGAGTAGCGTGCCTCACCCTGAGTACACAAACCAATCATGATACAGTTTGTGCGACGGGCAGAATCTGGCAGAGGAACATCTTTAATGTTGTTAATCAATAGCAGGTCATTATCTAGGCAATTTTCACCACTACACTGCTTGAGAATCTGAATGTTAGTATCTTGGATCTTTTCCATGTGTATTTTTGTTTTTCTGGTGCAAAGATACGAAATTTTGGATTATTTGCAAAGAAAAATGGAAAAAAGGAAGAGTTAAGGAGGTTATAATAACACTCCTTAACTCCTCAGTTTTCTGTTTTTCCCTATTAGTAAAGGTATATTTTATAGTTCTTAACTGAACCAGGTGCACCCTGTTCAGCGCGAGGCAGATACTCCAGCGCCTTTACGCTTTGCTCAGAGCCGAGGTCGATGACGAGGAGATGTGGTGCCGAAGCACCCTTCTCTGTCTGCCAATAGGTAGATTCCTGCAAATCAAAGACCTTATCGCCCAGGTGGTTGCCGTTCTCTTCCTCAGAGTTGGCATACTTTGTTTTCCAAGGTTCGCGCGAGAGGCGCTTACCGTCTTGTCCTTGCAGATAGAGCTCTGCAATAGCAGCACGGTCGCCATTCTTCTGGGTTGAAAGACATTCGATGGCGAGGTAGCGACCTTTGGCCGTCTTGCCGAAGTTAATTGTCTGCCAACCGTTGCCAGCCTTGAAGGTACCTGTGGCAACGGGTGTCGCACTGTTGAGGTCGGGCTTGTCACCGATATTGTTGTGCTTGTTGCTCTTCTCCAACTGCAGTTTGTTGAGTTCAGGCTTGTCCTGACCCCACACAACTGCCTCTTTTGGACCTACCACATCGAGCACAATGATCTCGTTCTTTCCCTTCTTCAGCCAGCAGCCAGGCACATAGAGCGTCTGCTGCGGACCGATGCTCCAGATGCGGCCCATCGCATGACCATTCACCCAAACCTGACCTTTGCCCCATGTCTCGAAGTTCAGGAACGTGTCGCCCACCTTCTTCAGATTGAAGTAGCCACGGTAGTAGCCACGTTTTGTATATTCGGTTGCTTTGTTGATGTTGCTGTTGGCAGTGAGGCGAAGCGTGTTCACTGCGGTCTCGTAGCTGTCGTCAGTGGCACATTGCCACCATTCGCGAGGTTTCCATGTTACTTCATTGTTGTCTACTTCAGCAGAGATGGTGACGTCGCCAACGATGCCCTTGAAGTCCTTGATAGCCCGTCCGAAGTTGATACGGCCCATACCCTCGACAAGGATGAGCAGTTTCTGCCCTTTCTTGACGGGAGGCAGAGTCAACGACTTCTCGTTTTTTACTCGATCCACTTTACCAATGTATTCACCGTTGATGAACACCTGTGCAAAGTCATGCATCTCAGCAGTAAGCACACTCTGAGTAGGTATGTCGGGGAGAGTGGTCGAATAGAGCATCATTCCCCAACCCATATCCATTTCCTCAAAAGTCTTGAGTGCACCTCTATCTTCCTTGCCAGGAGCCAGAAGTAACTCTGCAAACGTTTTCAATTCGAATTTGGGAATGGTGATAATAGGCATCGGAGCCTTGGGAACAGCGGGGAGTTTTTTGCCGTCGTTGTATTTTGCCATCATCTTGCGCAATTCCCAGAACTTGGGCGTGGCATGACCATACTCGTTGATGGGCGCATCGTAGTCATAAGAGGTGACATCAGGTGCGAAGCCAGGAGAGTTGGCACCAGCCCAGTGGCCGAACGAGGTTCCTCCGTGAGTCATATAGAGTGAGAACGAGATGCCTTTGCTGAGCATTTCATCCATGCCCTCCACCATATCCTTGGCAGGACGCGTCTCGTGACGGGCACCCCACTTGTCGAACCAACCGCTCCAGAACTCGGAGCACATCTTTGGCGCATTGGGGCGCAACTCACCCAAACGGCGGAACTGCTGGTCGATGTTGGCACCCGTACCGAAGTTCATCGTCCATGTCAAATCATCAAGACCGTTCTTCTCGAAGTTGGAAGACCAGTCGCACTGGAAGAGTGACAGTTCCTTGCCATAGATACCACGCAGACAGTCGCGAATCTCACTGACGTAAGGCTTGTCCTCACCATACGAGCCGTACTCGTTTTCCACCTGAATCATGATGATAGGACCACCATTCTGGATGGTGAGGGGCTTGAGCTGTTCGCCCACCTTCTCCTCGAAAATCTTTACGCGCTCCATGAAATAGGGGTCGCGCTCGCGAAGCTTGATGTCCTTCTTCTTCAGCAGCCACCAAGGCAGGCCGCCCATCTCCCATTCTGCACAGACGTATGGACCAGGGCGCACAATAACATACATACCGTTCTTCTGAGCGATACGGCAGAACTCTGCCACATCGTTATTGCCTGTGAAGTCAAACTGACCCTCCTGCTGTTCATGGATGTTCCAGAAGACATAGATACATACCGTGTTCATGCCCAGTGCCTTACACATCTGGATGCGGTGCTCCCAATAAGGACGGGGAATACGGGGGTAGTGTACCTCGGCTGCCTTCACGATGAATGGCTTTCCGTTTAATAAGAAGGTCTTGTCGCCCGTGGTAAACGTGCCGGGCTTGCTGGCTGCCTGCATTGTAGCAGGTGCTGCCATCAATAATGCCGCAAGGGCAAGATGCTTCAAAAGTTTCATAGTTATTATTTTAATCTTTAATGTTTAATGTCACAAACGTAGTAACGCTGCGTGGAGCGAGGGTAGTTGTTCCATCGCAAGGGGGGAGGGGCTTGAGGGTCTCGCCTTCGGCATCGCTGGTACGATACGGCTGCCAGGTGGTGGCCGAAGCCGAACTTCGGCCCACAGTGAAGGTGATGGGCTTCTCCTGTTCGCTATAGTTGATGGCTACGATGACCCACGAGCCATCCGTGTTCTGATAGGCCGACACCATCACGCCGTAGGGGTCTTCTTTCTCTTTACTGCTTATCTCGTAACGCACGGCACCAGGACGGATGAAGCGGCTGTAGTTACCAAGCGCCCACATCAATCGGCTGTCGCGTCCGCGATGCTGACGGTCGAACACGCGGATAAGTCCGTCCTTGTAGTTGCCACCGCAGGCACGCCACCATGACCAACTCTCGGCATTAGCATAGCAGAGGTCGTGATGAATGATGCGAGCCACATAAAGGGCGGTCTTCATGGTGAAGTCGTAACCACCACCACCGCCAATCTCCTCATCATTGCTCATGATGCAGATCTCCGACTGCCAGAATTTTGCACCATATTTCTTCAGACGATTACGCAAATCCAAGCGGATTTTCTTCATGTAATCCACGGGCGTGTTGGTCCAATAGCTATGAGCTAGCATCAGATGGGGCACAAGTGGTGTGTCGCCCAGGTAAGTCAGCGTGCTATCCTTCGACCAGAACGAAGCAATGGCATTGCCGCGCTCCCAAGAGGTTTTGTAGATACCCAGTAGGCAGCGCAGGTCGCTGGATTCGTTGACCATAATCTGTGTAGTGAGTCCCTTCTCTGTGAAGGCAGCACTTGCCTTGCGAGCCACCTCGGCAATCTCCCAGTTGGTGGCAGGTGAGCCTTCCTGTTTCGGTCCTTGCCAGTTCCAATGGCCATCGGGCTCGTTGGTGGGTGAGATATAGTCGATGTGGATACCGTGTTCACGCTCCAGTCCAGCCATACTTTCTGCCATAAACTGCGCAAAGGCATCGTAGCACTCTGAGCGTAGGTTCAGCGTGCCGTCGCGACCAGTATTCGTTGCCAGTTCGTTCTCTGTGAAATAAACGGGGGGCGAGTTGAGGAATGCTAGAAACTTAGGCACGCCGTGCTCCTTAGCCATCTTCAAGAATTTTACTTGCCCGTGCTGACGGGTCCAGTCGTAAGTGCCATCGAAGCGCAGGAAGCACTCCGTTCGCGTACCTTTATTAATATATGAAGAGTCGCCTTGTTCTGCGCTACCTGCTCCCAGATTGAAACGCCATAGTGAGAGTCCGATGCCTTTCGGCTGTCCGTTAGCATCATTTTCTGTTGAGAAGAGCCAGTCGGCAATCTGCTGTTGCGCATCTTCTTCAGGCCATAGTCCGATAGTCTGCATAGACCAGGCATCAGACGCGCCGAAATGCTCGATGGTCTGCTGTGGGTGCTTTGTGTCAATAGTATAAGTCTGTGATTTTGCGCCTATTGACAGTAGAAGCAGTGTTGTTGTCAGTAATAGTTTCATTATATTGGATTTAGTTGGGGACAAAGATAGTAATTTTTTCCGTAAAAAAGTGTGATGAACTAAAAAATATTTCGTATCTTTGCCAAAAGATTTATAGGATATGAAAGCAATACAATGTTTTGATGAGTTAGTAGAACACCTGAAGGCCAGTGGTGTATGCCGTAGAGTAGCTGTGGTGTGTGGACAGGATGAGAGTACAAAAGGAGCCGCGATGCGTGCTAAGGAGGCAGGTTTTGCAGAGCCCATCTTCGTAGATAATGAAGATGTGGATGTGGCTGCTGCAGAGGCTGTTGCACTTGTACGTGAGGGTAAGGCAGATGTGATCATGAAGGGTCTGCTGAATACGGATAACCTCCTGAAGGCTATCCTGAATAAGGAGACAGGTATCCTGCCCAAGGGTCGTGTGCTGACTCATCTGTGTTGTGCGAAGATGGAACAATATGATAAGTTGTTGTTTATGACCGATGTGGCTGTGATTCCTTATCCTACGAAGGAGCAGCGTGAACAGCAGCTGATTTATCTCTTGGATCTCTGTCGCAATATGGGCGTAGAGGAGCCTCGTATCGCCTTGATTAGCTGTTCGGAGAAGGTGAATCCGAAGCATTTCCCTTGCACGGTGGAGTATCGTGAGTTGGTAGAACAGGCTAACGCAGGTCAGTTTGGACCCTGTATCGTTGATGGTCCGCTCGACTTGAAGACGGCTCTGTCGCCTGCTGCCTTGCATAAGAAGGGACTTCACTCACCGCTTGAAGGTCGTTCTGATGGTCTTATCTTCTCGGATATTCAGGCAGGTAATGTCTTCTATAAGTCTATCACGCTGTTCTGTCAGGCACAGACGGCAGCTATCCTACAGGGACCTCAGGTGCCTGTGGTGCTGACCTCACGTGCTGACTCAGCCGACAATAAGTTCTATTCGTTGGCATTAGCCTGCGTTTAGGACTTCCCCAAACCTCTAACCTAAATCTAAAGACTATGTTTATCCTTGTTATTAACCCTGGTTCTACGTCCACGAAGATGGCTGTCTTCGAAGACGAGAAGCCTAGGATTCTGCGTGGTATTAGCCATACCAATGAAGAACTGGCACAGTTTGGCGATGATGTGTTGAACCAGTTGGAATATCGTAAGCAATTGGTGCTGGATGAACTGAATCGCATGAACGAGCCTATGCATTTCGATGCTGTCATTGGTCGCGGCGGATTGGTGAAACCTATCGCTGGTGGTGTGTATGAGATTAACCAGCAGATGCTGGATGATACGCGGAATGGTATTGCGATGCATAATCATGCCTGTAATCTGGGATGCCTGATAGCGTATGATATCGCGCAGACTATCCCTGGCTGCCGGTCGTTTATTGCCGACCCGGGTGTAGTGGATGAACTGAATGACTATGCGCGTATCAGTGGTTCGCCCTTGATGAACCGCATCTGTATATGGCATGCGCTGAATCAGCGTGCCATAGCCCGCAGGTTTGCCAATGAGATAGGCAAGCGTTATGAAGACCTCGACTTGATTATTTGCCATTTAGGTGGTGGAATCTCTGTTGCAGCTCATCAGCATGGCAGGGCGGTAGATGCCAATAATGCGTTGGATGGTGAAGGACCTTTCTCGCCAGAGCGTGCCGGCTCATTGCCTGCTGCCGACCTGATTCGACTGAGTTTTAGTGGGAAATATACAGAGAAACAACTGCTGAAACGTCTGGCAGGTAAGGCTGGGCTGAATGCCCACTTAGGTACAGCTAATGTAAAGGAGATAGAACAGCGTATTGCTAATGGCGATGCCCATGCCGAAAAGATTCTGAATGCCATGATTTATCATGTGGCAAAGAATATTGTGGGACTAGGGGCTGTGTTCTGTGGAAAGGTGGATGCTATTCTGCTCACAGGCGGATTGGCACGCTCAGAATATGTGATTACTCGCTTGCGTCAGCGCATCGATTTCCTGGCACCTACTTATTGCTTCCCTGGCGAAGATGAGATGGAGGCTTTGGCACTGAATGCCTTGGACGTATTGCGTGGTCAGCGTGAGGTAAAATTGTACACTTGATGTGTTTAAAATCGTAAAATTATTATCTATATGCGGAAATCACTGTAGTTACTGCTATTATTTTTGTGTTTTGTTTTTTATTATCTAAAAAAAAATGATGAAATTTGTGCAGCAAAAAATAATAGCTGTATGCCTAACAAAAGTAAAGACCAACACGGATACATTGATTTCAGCAACACAGTGGTAGATTATAATGAAGGTGATGTAGTAATATATGACCATGTGGATGTTTTATCAAGGTCATATCCTTTAAAACCAAAGACTACACTTCTGGGAATCTGTTGTCAAGGTAAGATAGAGCTGACGGTTAACGGTAAGATTCTGGAGTTCGTTCCTGGCGACGTCTTTGTATGTCCACCTAATGCGAAGGTAGAAAAGAGTGAGCATGGTGATGACCTTGACGGTAGGGCTATTAGTTTGTCAGATCATATCATCCAAGGGCTGCTTCGTGATAAGATGGAGACCTGGAATCACATGGTGTATAT containing:
- the gpmI gene encoding 2,3-bisphosphoglycerate-independent phosphoglycerate mutase, with amino-acid sequence MAKKALLMILDGWGIGKHGKGDVIFNTPTPYLDYLTAVSAHSQLQASGEDVGLPDGQMGNSEVGHLNIGAGRIVYQDLVKINRACKDGSIVENPQVKAAYTYAKENNKKLHLMGLCSDGGVHSSLDHLFKLIEVGKHYGLKNQTFVHCFMDGRDTDPKSGKGFIEQVTKVCADNDAAIASIIGRFYAMDRDKRWERVKEGYDLIVNGTGKQATDMVKAVEESYADGVTDEFIKPIHNSSVNGCIEEGDVVIFINFRNDRAKELTVVLTQQDMPEQGMKTVPGLQYYCMTPYDASFTGVNILFPKENVENTLGEYLSQQGKKQLHTAETEKYAHVTFFFNGGREAPYEGEDRILVPSPKVATYDLKPEMSAYEVKDKLVAAINENKYDFIVVNFANGDMVGHTGVYNAIAKAVWAVDHCVEAVIEAAKANDYEAIIIADHGNADNAINADGTPNTAHSLNPVPFIYVTNNNSATVKDGRLADVAPSILHIMGLEQPKDMTGENLICD
- a CDS encoding uracil-DNA glycosylase codes for the protein MNVQIEESWKHHLQGEFEKPYFAGLTEKVRQEYTSGTCYPPGKLIFNAFNLCPFDKVKVVIIGQDPYHEPGQAHGLSFSVQDGVVFPPSLINIFKEIQDDLGTPVPPTGNLTRWAEQGVLLLNATLTVRAHMANSHSRIGWQNFTDAAIQALAKEREHLVYMLWGGYARSKAYMINKEKNLVLESVHPSPLSANRGGWFGQHQFSRCNAYLQENGLEPIKW
- a CDS encoding DUF3109 family protein; translated protein: MSKLPPILEVAGVLISSDILTEEFCCDLEVCKGACCIEGDAGAPVTLDEVMEIENSVDGVWKNLSASAQAVIDKQGVAYTDQEGDLVTSIVGGKDCVFTFYDDLTMPDGKNIGNCCLCALEKICKPISCALYPIREKTFADGTVALNYHKWDICKCGREKGKALHLPIYQFLKGPLVRRFGEQWYQELCDVASDLKQQGYL
- a CDS encoding helix-turn-helix domain-containing protein, whose product is MEKIQDTNIQILKQCSGENCLDNDLLLINNIKDVPLPDSARRTNCIMIGLCTQGEARYSVDTREFSVHPNEAFIVSERHIIDNFHLSHDFEALCMVVSINFFHEIIRNVSEMSALFLYSRNHPVMHYDEKEQHIFKNYFEVIRSRITDNSNHFQKDLIRTLMLAMFYDLSNVIYRAKQGNEKSQSRPDAIFTQFIKLVEDNCRQERRVSWYAKQLCITPKYLSETVKQVSRRTPNEWIDNYVTLEIRVLLKNTTKSIKEITKDMNFPNQSFLGKYFKENVGMSPSKYRKS
- a CDS encoding beta-galactosidase — its product is MKLLKHLALAALLMAAPATMQAASKPGTFTTGDKTFLLNGKPFIVKAAEVHYPRIPRPYWEHRIQMCKALGMNTVCIYVFWNIHEQQEGQFDFTGNNDVAEFCRIAQKNGMYVIVRPGPYVCAEWEMGGLPWWLLKKKDIKLRERDPYFMERVKIFEEKVGEQLKPLTIQNGGPIIMIQVENEYGSYGEDKPYVSEIRDCLRGIYGKELSLFQCDWSSNFEKNGLDDLTWTMNFGTGANIDQQFRRLGELRPNAPKMCSEFWSGWFDKWGARHETRPAKDMVEGMDEMLSKGISFSLYMTHGGTSFGHWAGANSPGFAPDVTSYDYDAPINEYGHATPKFWELRKMMAKYNDGKKLPAVPKAPMPIITIPKFELKTFAELLLAPGKEDRGALKTFEEMDMGWGMMLYSTTLPDIPTQSVLTAEMHDFAQVFINGEYIGKVDRVKNEKSLTLPPVKKGQKLLILVEGMGRINFGRAIKDFKGIVGDVTISAEVDNNEVTWKPREWWQCATDDSYETAVNTLRLTANSNINKATEYTKRGYYRGYFNLKKVGDTFLNFETWGKGQVWVNGHAMGRIWSIGPQQTLYVPGCWLKKGKNEIIVLDVVGPKEAVVWGQDKPELNKLQLEKSNKHNNIGDKPDLNSATPVATGTFKAGNGWQTINFGKTAKGRYLAIECLSTQKNGDRAAIAELYLQGQDGKRLSREPWKTKYANSEEENGNHLGDKVFDLQESTYWQTEKGASAPHLLVIDLGSEQSVKALEYLPRAEQGAPGSVKNYKIYLY
- a CDS encoding glycoside hydrolase family 30 protein; amino-acid sequence: MKLLLTTTLLLLSIGAKSQTYTIDTKHPQQTIEHFGASDAWSMQTIGLWPEEDAQQQIADWLFSTENDANGQPKGIGLSLWRFNLGAGSAEQGDSSYINKGTRTECFLRFDGTYDWTRQHGQVKFLKMAKEHGVPKFLAFLNSPPVYFTENELATNTGRDGTLNLRSECYDAFAQFMAESMAGLEREHGIHIDYISPTNEPDGHWNWQGPKQEGSPATNWEIAEVARKASAAFTEKGLTTQIMVNESSDLRCLLGIYKTSWERGNAIASFWSKDSTLTYLGDTPLVPHLMLAHSYWTNTPVDYMKKIRLDLRNRLKKYGAKFWQSEICIMSNDEEIGGGGGYDFTMKTALYVARIIHHDLCYANAESWSWWRACGGNYKDGLIRVFDRQHRGRDSRLMWALGNYSRFIRPGAVRYEISSKEKEDPYGVMVSAYQNTDGSWVIVAINYSEQEKPITFTVGRSSASATTWQPYRTSDAEGETLKPLPPCDGTTTLAPRSVTTFVTLNIKD
- a CDS encoding phosphate acyltransferase, producing MKAIQCFDELVEHLKASGVCRRVAVVCGQDESTKGAAMRAKEAGFAEPIFVDNEDVDVAAAEAVALVREGKADVIMKGLLNTDNLLKAILNKETGILPKGRVLTHLCCAKMEQYDKLLFMTDVAVIPYPTKEQREQQLIYLLDLCRNMGVEEPRIALISCSEKVNPKHFPCTVEYRELVEQANAGQFGPCIVDGPLDLKTALSPAALHKKGLHSPLEGRSDGLIFSDIQAGNVFYKSITLFCQAQTAAILQGPQVPVVLTSRADSADNKFYSLALACV
- the buk gene encoding butyrate kinase, with product MFILVINPGSTSTKMAVFEDEKPRILRGISHTNEELAQFGDDVLNQLEYRKQLVLDELNRMNEPMHFDAVIGRGGLVKPIAGGVYEINQQMLDDTRNGIAMHNHACNLGCLIAYDIAQTIPGCRSFIADPGVVDELNDYARISGSPLMNRICIWHALNQRAIARRFANEIGKRYEDLDLIICHLGGGISVAAHQHGRAVDANNALDGEGPFSPERAGSLPAADLIRLSFSGKYTEKQLLKRLAGKAGLNAHLGTANVKEIEQRIANGDAHAEKILNAMIYHVAKNIVGLGAVFCGKVDAILLTGGLARSEYVITRLRQRIDFLAPTYCFPGEDEMEALALNALDVLRGQREVKLYT